The Ziziphus jujuba cultivar Dongzao chromosome 5, ASM3175591v1 genome segment GCAATAATTTCAACAGacagatttttaatttaaatggtCCCATCAAACTAAGATATCTCGTGGACCATGCAGAGATATTTCTAATGGACACGGAACATCCTAGTTCCAAAGGAAAGTTTTTAAACTCCACAGTGGGAATTGGAATTTAACGGCCTCGTATGTTTGGATCAAAATTCAAAAGCTTTGCAGCTTCACTTTTACATGACCACCAACTTTTAGTTTAAAGTTCaaatccttaaacaaatatctataTACAATTATTCTGAGAGCGACTAGTTCGGTATGGTTGgctcaaaaagtcaaaaagatTTTACTCATATAAAGAATCGATGGATGTACAAAACATAGTTCCTCTAAACTGAGACATCAAGAATTATGGAAGACCAAAACAAAACTACATTTAACATGTTaactgaaaattttaaatagaatacAGTACACAACATACTTCAGACCACAAAGACTGAAGGAAGTGTAACACTTGATATTGATGAGATTGATTGTCAAACTCCATCTCCCTCATATTGTAAATTATCCGTCTTCTGACAGAGTAGTTAAGTCCCAAAAATGTGTCTGTGTACCGGTTTGGTGTCAAAGGTTTTAACCACTTCAATCCATGGTTTGTCTACGATCAAGACATGATTTTCGCAAAGGTGGCCGATAAATAAAACAGGATTTCTGAAAGTAtaaatgtcaaaattttttCTACCAAGGAGTTGTTTAATTTGACACTCTCTCAATTTACGTTTCAGTTTGTTGTTCACAGGAATATCGCGTAAATTTCTCAACGCTGTATCCTGACCATTTATCATCCGGTTGTCACCATCTCCATCCACTGACATGCCAAAGTCGATCCAGCACATAGCCCtacagaataaaacaaaaataatacagATCAGTAAACTAGAACTTAAAATTCACTTTTATAATGCCAGGAACAGAGAAAGAATGAGGAGCACCTCGCACTATATATAATAACAGAAGACGAATTTGAGGGTGGAAACGAGAGACCAATAACTTCTCCAGGGAATTCTTGGTATCTCTTCGGTAGTCCATATGTATGCTTCTTTGACCAATCCCCCATCTTCTTCTCCTCAACATCTAATGCATATACCTGATTTGACGAGGTTGTGACTATAAGCACATTCTTCTGCCATGGAGAAAAGCCCCCAGCAGTGACCGAGGCACCATCCAGTCTTGATACGAACCAATGCTGCCTGTTCCACAGGAACCCAAACAAGAGCAGATTTTAGTTGGCCAAACCAATCAAAGCTCCATAAACACACCAAAAGGTGTAAATGGATTGATACATGGccttatgataaaaaaataaaaaggatataACATCGAAAACTGAAAAAACAAAGATTATTCCCATGTTTCATACCTCAGTATCTCCAGATTGAATATGTAGACATCTCCAAAGCAGTTGACAGCAGCTAACCATTGGCCATCAAAACTGGTAAACATTTTAGTTATGGGAGGCTCACCAGGTGGTAATTCTTCATCATGCATCTCACGACAGGGGGTGAATACATGTACTAGTTCTAAGCTACTCACATCAAGAACCTGTaacattcatatatacatacatatatagtatATTAATGGATATAGTAACGCACAGAGAAGCAGAtatgaaaaatttcaaaacagataAAGCAGAACAAGAGGAAGCTTACATAAATTCTTCTATCATGCCCAGCTATAAGGAACTGCGAAGAATCATAACTAAAAACCATGCAATGCGCATACGGTAGTTTTTGAGGAAGTTCTCTTTTATTGACAGTCCATTCACTTTTACCAACTTTACATTTCAATTTGAATAGGCTGGGTTTCACATGGTCAGAATAAGCAAAAAGCGCGCCTGAATTAGAAATAGTGCTGCAAATGATTTTCCGACATCCCTTACTCTTAACTCGAGCCAATAAATGTTTAGCCGCTAGACCCTTAGAAGCCATATCAGGACGGGCAGAATTTTTTGTCTGAACATGCAGGATATCCAACCAATTAGAAGCCTGGACAAGAAGCAATGATGTTTGGTTGAATACCGTATTCAGCACCAGCTGGATGGGTAGTCTCTGAGGTGCAGGACAGATATCATGTGGAGAGAACTTCAAGAACTCCTTCACAGAATAGGCATAGAGCTTCGTGTCATCACCAGCAGAGATAAGCATAGGAACTCCCAAATGGGCCCATTTATGATAACTAAATTCAATAGGCTTTTCTCTAGAACGAAGAACTCTTTTTCCTTTCACTGCTTGATCAGTTAATGGATCTGAAATCAGAATAATCTAATTTAAGAACAGAGAAACAGCGAATGGATGTGACAAGAATTACAAAAACATAGAATGAACTAGACTCAAAGCATTGAAGCACCATTAGGTTTTTCTCCAGAACGAACTCTTTTTACTGCTTGATGAGGTACCGGATCTGCAATCAGAATAATCTATTTTCAGAACTGAGAAACAGCCAAAGAATGTACAAAAACATAGATCAAATCAGACATAAAGCATTGAAGCACTGTTATATTTGCTTttgacaagaaaataaaataaattaatataattaaaagataAGGCATTAATTATGGATGACCTTCTTGGCTGATAGGTACAGCCACTGTCAAAGCCCTGACATCATGAGAATGAGCTCTTACATAACCAACATAGATCCATTTCTTCATGATGTCAGAAGAATTGTAATCAGTGGATTCAGTTGTGTCACTGGAGAGTTTATAAAGAATAacctacaaaaaagaaaataaaactacattatcaaaaaaagtGAATGACAAAAAAAGCTGAACAAAACATGAACTTTAGGGCAAAAGTAACAAATGAAGGCTGAACATACATGTATTTTGTAATAAAAGTATTATAGCATAAAGAATGCGAGGAAACAATAAAACAGCATTTATACTAATCTTGAAACTTCATTCTCTCAGCACAAAACTTTTCACATCCATCATTTTCATATCAGAATTTTCTTACCATTTATTCACATCAATTAGGTAAATTTGAGCTACTGAATCTCATGGATGAAGGGTTTTCTATTTTGTTGTGCTGTGGGCATTTCGGACGTCATTCCATAATTTAAGTTCTACTTAAACCTAGTTATTATACTAAAATTGACTATTACAACAAATAGACCAAATTTGGAAACAGTGGCAACCAAGTGGAAGGCCTGGCAAAATACCATACGAACATTAACACCACACGATAAgacctattaaaaaaaaaggggtgataACAGGTGAAACCCATTAGACCTATTAAACcgcttaatattaataattttaccttaaaattaattttatataaaaatttaaacaataatgtATTGTTctagatttaatattttctgatagttattttggattttgaatATTGGtttcatttgtaatttttgaatattttaaattgaaaatgcaTGTTCCTTAGCTATGATGGATGTTTAATATGggtttaatttgtaatatattgAATTGACAATTATTAATGCATGCGGAAttttagcttcttcttcttcttcttcttctttatttttttccttttttttttttttttttttccctcccctCAAATGTTTAGCTTATCAACAAACATGTCCatttgatcctttttttttttttcttaaaataaaaaagcttcatttcattattttggTACCTAATCcaaatttatcatatatgtttaataGCTAACAAGTTATATAAAGGGTtacacaaaaatttaataaatgggtttggatcTATATGTATCGCCACAAAAGCTAATTATGAAAGACAAACACGAACATGGTTCAACACAACATGTTGCCAGGCTaggtggaaagaaaaaaaagggggggaaaaaaggaaaatgaaattatgaaaGCATAATTGCTAAGAGGCAGTAATGGAATGTTAAAAGCTGCAAGTGTGTTATCCAATAAATGAGTTAATTAACTATTTCCTACTATGAAGAAGCAACAATTCTCGACTGATTTCAGAGGCCTACATCGAAATAGCATTTATTCAAGAAGATGCTGTACCTGGCCATCAGAACCAGAAGAAAATACCCTGTTATGGCTAGGAGCAGCTGCCAGAGCATTTGCATCACCCTTGTGATGAGAATGTGCCTGCAGAAGAGTTCCATGCTGACTATCCCAAAATTGAACACTACCAGTACTATCTGCACTAACAAGGGTCCCAGACCTGGGAACAagaatttcattataaaaaatatagagCTAAAACACTGTGGTAAACGGTAGagtaaataataagaaaatagttACCTTAGATAGAGTAATGACCATACACAAAGCTCAGGTCCACTACCCAAACCTCCTAACCCAACTGTAATTCTGTAGATTTCAAGACCCAGTTTTGCATTCCAGCATCTTATCAACCTGGAAAGATGCAGAACAGAAGTGCATAGAAAAGggtcaaaaaatagaaaagatacTGCAACTCTACATTTGCAGGGCAGAATTATAGCAATCCAATCAGCAGCTGTAGCAAGTGCTCAGACAAAATTCTCACATACCCATCACTACTCCCTGAGTAAATCATATTTGCATCACAACTCCATGTCACACTTAGAACTCGCCCTACAAACACGAAATTACccaaattaaatagaaagaaaaaattagcaAAAAGAATAATACACAGAAAACACAATAGAGGGTAGATATCTCACCACTGACCCTAGGCAACGTTTTAGTGTAAACTAACACATCTGATTTGGGAATACTGTAAATTCGAACGCAACCATCATCACAAGCTAATGCTACTGGTAGATCCAAAGAAATTGATTCCTCATGCAGCTCAACAGAATCAGGATCATCTTCACTGTCACTTGTTTCATGATCACTACCGTCATcaaaattattacttaaaaatcCATTCTCAATATGCTGGGATTTGGGTTCTGTATGATGATTAAAGGGTGCCACAGCCATCTGCCAGATTGAAAACCCTATTGAATCCAACACTGTCTGCAAATGAGATTACTTCAGCCACATTAGTTAACAATTTATCAATGGCCATACTACTAGGCACGCTGAAGCTGTAgttacataaaagaaaaaaaaatattgctttTCACTATTATAATGCGGAAGGCCTAAAAATAGACCATATTCATGGTACTTACTTGctacaaaagaaaaacacttaTACAGAATTGTACCTTTTGCTTCAAGTGAAAAAGATCCCATTCTGAAACTGACCCATCAATGCTAGACGAAAACAACCGGCCACCAGGCAAACCTTTCGAACCAGCCCGACACCACACAAGCGACGAGACTCTTGAATTTGGGTCGCCATGAAtagtctaaatatatatataagaaaatatccCATACATACAAATAACAAAATGGTCAATCTCAAACCTATAAATGATTGAAAACCATAAACCTAAAtgaagagaaaagagagaaaactaTGATGTACCAGCTGACAGTGCCAGCCGACGGAGCCAGGAGATACAAGCCATATCTCCAGCGAGCCGTCTTCGCGAGCTGCGGCGACCTGAGAGTCATCGACGCTGGTGGCTAGGGCTACTACTGGCGACGGCTTCCAATCGATCGTGCAGTTACTGATGGAAAGCATATTCGCCTGGCCGCTATAAGAATGGCATAAGAATGCGACACTCTCTCTCACAGCTTCGGAAACAAAGAAGCATCAGTAGAAGGAGGCGGTTAGGTTTTTGAGGGTTTTAGCGAAGCGGGACGGTTGATCAAGTGGAGCGGTATAAATAACCCGGAATATGTAGTATCTTCcgggtttaagaaaaaaaaagggacttgGCCCAATCAAAATGGGCCTACTTGTGATTGGGCCCCAGCGAGATAGTTTGCTTAAATGTTACGGTTTGCGGTCGGATCCTAAGGGTGAAAGCGCCCATATGTTATGGATCTTAGCCACCTTTATATTTATAAGGTGGAAATGATGTAACAGCTATGATCAAACACCAGTCGGACTCGGAGCACGTTCAACACAAGACAGACAATAACTTCAACGGCTCTTTTTCGCGTGCCTTCTCCGATCTAATCCATTCTTCGCCGAATGGAAGATGCTTATGCCAGATCCGTTACTGAGGTAAATTCACATCTCCTTACCGCATTTTCATCGGAAATTTAACTGCTTGCCGACTACGGAGTGTTTGGTTGGTCAGAAATTTTGCTAAAAGCAAATGTTTGAGTAATTTCTTCACTGATTTCTATGGTTAGGTTTTGGATTTCTTCGGCGTCGACCCGACTAAAGGTCTCAACGACTCACAGGTAAGAGGAagcctgctttttttttttttttttttttttttttttcggttgctGATCAGACTcgaagttttgtttttatttttatttttcacttaatATCAAGTTTAAGTTCGGCCAGAGCTAGAATTTGAATGATTATGTTGTTCACGACAGGTCGCACAACATGCTAGGCTTTACGGTAAAAACGGTATGCTTCTATTTTGGACATGTGTGTTGTTTTATAAGTTATTTCAGATTGTTTGTTTCATAAAGtaaatttggatttttgttttttgaaagtCTTTGCATTTGTAAAAATGAGATGAACATACAGGGCTACAAAGAGATCATTGAACACATTAATGAAGTTgcaggattttattttttacttagtcctcagaaaaaaaaaaaaaaaaattatccagcGGAATGTTTGCATAATCATAGACTTATTCCCTTTGGTGTCGATTTTATTTTGTTGCGTTAACAAATATGCTGAGTTCGtaatttcatatctaaaatttttctattttaaattctaatttgatttatttattcttttttggcCGTTCTTTGTTGCATGCTTCACATATGATCTGCAGTGCTGCCACAAGAGAAAAGTAAGTGCaaaacatattttctttttttcccctagaGGATTTATTCACGTTTCTTTTGCTGGTTATATAttgagtaattttttttccctagggtttattgattttatcttttattatcgttatacaatataaaatattggcTTTACATATTTTTAGTTTATGCTTTTAGGTTTacttttttagtattaaatcGTCCTGTCTTATCTCTATGTCACcattgtttaatttttgatcATTGATTTTATCTTTGATAAAAGATTCTTGGGAAAACAATCTTGCAAACATGTAAAGGAGGAAGAAGCAGAAGAGAGAAATAAGTCAATTAAGAATCAAACTTTTTCTTAGAGGATTTGCAGTAGAAGAATACTCACCAAATTTGCAAAGCTTAGAATAATTCTAACTATTGTTACCATGTTCAAATCTTGAATGCCGAATAAAACATGTATTGGCTGTTCTTTTGTGGAACTGCATCATGTTGCAGGAAGATATAGTTTCTATGATTAGAAAATGGAATTCTAATCAATGGAATTTAGGCTGTATACCTGCTTCCACCTGCCTCTTTTCTGTATTGCTTTTAATGACTGACACATGCTTAGCATCCATGTAGCAATTACTTTCACCCACACTGCTCCTCACACTAATCAAATCTTGGATATTTGAGACTTTCATTATGTTTGCGAAACCCTAGTCTATTAGCTTACCTTCAAATATTTGAAAAGTAGATGGCTATTCAAACAATCCCTTTTGTGGTTCAGTATATGATTTAACTGAAATTTGGAAATATATCAAAGCGAGTGCTGGTCTTATTTCAACGCTACTGGTATTTGGAACCAAAGAGGGGAAGTTTTACCTGAAAattggatttaaaatttaaggtGATGGGAGAGGGTTATTTTTGGGAAGGCCTTTAGGTAGTGAATTTTCGTAATtgtgcattttacaaaaatGGCTGATGACAAGGAGAGTGTAATACAATTTAATGATTTTGATACAGAATGTAATTTTAATCATTCAAAGTTTGTTCTTATGAAAGGTCTTTTA includes the following:
- the LOC107433709 gene encoding WD repeat-containing protein PCN, with amino-acid sequence MLSISNCTIDWKPSPVVALATSVDDSQVAAAREDGSLEIWLVSPGSVGWHCQLTIHGDPNSRVSSLVWCRAGSKGLPGGRLFSSSIDGSVSEWDLFHLKQKTVLDSIGFSIWQMAVAPFNHHTEPKSQHIENGFLSNNFDDGSDHETSDSEDDPDSVELHEESISLDLPVALACDDGCVRIYSIPKSDVLVYTKTLPRVSGRVLSVTWSCDANMIYSGSSDGLIRCWNAKLGLEIYRITVGLGGLGSGPELCVWSLLYLRSGTLVSADSTGSVQFWDSQHGTLLQAHSHHKGDANALAAAPSHNRVFSSGSDGQVILYKLSSDTTESTDYNSSDIMKKWIYVGYVRAHSHDVRALTVAVPISQEDPVPHQAVKRVRSGEKPNDPLTDQAVKGKRVLRSREKPIEFSYHKWAHLGVPMLISAGDDTKLYAYSVKEFLKFSPHDICPAPQRLPIQLVLNTVFNQTSLLLVQASNWLDILHVQTKNSARPDMASKGLAAKHLLARVKSKGCRKIICSTISNSGALFAYSDHVKPSLFKLKCKVGKSEWTVNKRELPQKLPYAHCMVFSYDSSQFLIAGHDRRIYVLDVSSLELVHVFTPCREMHDEELPPGEPPITKMFTSFDGQWLAAVNCFGDVYIFNLEILRQHWFVSRLDGASVTAGGFSPWQKNVLIVTTSSNQVYALDVEEKKMGDWSKKHTYGLPKRYQEFPGEVIGLSFPPSNSSSVIIYSARAMCWIDFGMSVDGDGDNRMINGQDTALRNLRDIPVNNKLKRKLRECQIKQLLGRKNFDIYTFRNPVLFIGHLCENHVLIVDKPWIEVVKTFDTKPVHRHIFGT